From the genome of Ferrovibrio sp. MS7:
CGCACCGGCGCGGCGAGGAAAACACGCGCATCGGCCTGGGCGCTATCGAGTTCGGCAATCGCCAGCAGCGGTTCGCGGCAGAGCGGATCGAGTTCATCCAGCTTGGCGCCGCGTCCGCCGCTCATCACATAGGAGCCGGACTGGTTGCGCTGCTTCGCCACGCGATCGGGATAGGCGAAAGCCGCCAGCAGGCCAGTGGATTCCGCATCGGCATTGTTCGCTTTCGGCAGCTTCAAGCGCCGGCGCCAGTCATCGGCAAGCTGCTTCACCTGGCGCAGCGCGCCCTGCTCGACGCGCAGGCCATGCGGCGCGGCGCGGCGTTCCAGGCCCAGCACCATCTCGACACGCCAGCGCAGATCGGCATCGCGCGGCCCGGCGCGCTCGGCGCGCGCAATGTCGCGTTCGGAGAGCAAAGCGGCCAGCGCGCAGGCTTCGTTGCCCAGCCCCTTGGCCTGGCCACGGATCACCATATGCGCCAGGCGTGGATGCAGCGGCAGCTCGGCCATGGCGCGGCCATGCGGCGTGATCGCATCATCCTGGTCCAGCGCGCCGAGATCATGCAGCAGGCGGCGGGCCTGCGTGAGTGTTGCCGGCGGCGGCGGATCGAGCCAGGGCAAGGCAGCGGCGTCGCGCGCGCCCCAGGCGGCGAGATCGAGCGCCAGCGGCGCCAGATCGGCCACGGCGATTTCCGGCGCGGTGAATTTCGCCAGGCCGCCATGGGCAGCTTCGGCCCAGAGCCGGTAGCAGACGCCCGGCGCGACGCGGCCGGCGCGACCCTGGCGCTGCTCGGCCGACGCCTGGCTGACGCGCACGGTTTCCAGCCCGCTCATGCCGCTGCGCGGTGAAAAGCGCGGCTGGCGCATGAAGCCGCCATCCACCACCACGCGCACGCCCTCGATGGTGAGGCTGCTTTCGGCAATCGAAGTCGCCAGCACGATCTTGCGTTGACCGGCAGCGCTGGGCTGGATCGCCGCATCCTGCTGCGCGCTGCCAAGATCGCCATAGAGCGGCATCACGCTGGTGCCCGCCGGCAATCCCTTCTCTTCCAGATTGCTTTGCACGCGGCGGATTTCGGCAACGCCGGGCAGAAACACCAGCAGGTCGCCCGGCTCGTCATGCAATGCCTCGCGCACGCAATCGGCCACCGCCTGATCCAGCCGCGCCATTGGCGCCATCGGCCGCCAGCGCGTCTCGACCGGAAAGCTGCGGCCCTCGCCGCTGACCACTGGCGCCGGCGTGTCGCCCTGGCCGAGCAATCGCGCGAAAGGCGCGGCATCCAGCGTCGCCGACATCGCCACCAGCTTGAGATCGGGGCGAAGTGCAGCGCGCGCCTCCAGGCACAGGGCCAGCGCCAGATCGGTTTCCAGGCCGCGCTCATGCACTTCGTCAAACAGCACGGCGGCGATACCGCCCAGTTCCGGGTCCTGCTGCAAACGCCGCAGGAAAACACCGTCCGTATGCACTTCGATGCGGGTCTTCGGCCCGACCTGTGAATCCAGGCGCACGCGGTAGCCGACGGTTTCGCCCACCTTTTCGCCAAGCAGGCTGGCCATGCGCCGCGCCGCCATGCGCGCCGCCAGCCGGCGCGGTTCCAGGATGATGATCTTGCCTTGCCCCAGCCAGGGCTGATCGAGCAGGGCCAATGGTAACAGGGTAGTCTTGCCCGAGCCCGGCGGCGCCTGCACCACCAGGCTGTCTCCCGCCGCCAGGGCGGCTTCAATCTGCGGCACGATCGCCTGAATCGGCAGCGCATGGGAGAGTTGCAATTTTAGCAAGGCTCGTCTCGCGGCTTTTCTGGAAATTTTAACATAACACTGCCATACCAGGGGCCATGTCCGATCTTCCCGCCAGTACCACCGCGCCGGGCGCCAACACGTTGCCCCGGGCGATGGCACTCATGCTGATTTCCTGCATGTGCTTCACGGCCATGCATGGCGCGATCGGCCGGGTGACGCAAGAGGTTCACCCCTTCGAGGCGGCGTTCTTCCGCAACCTGTTCGGCCTGCTGGTGCTGATGCCGGCGATCATCAAGGCCAATTTCGCGCCCTTCCGCACCACCAAGCTGCACCTGCACGCCATCCGTGGCTTGGCCAACGGCACCTCGATGCTGATGTTCTTCTCCAGCCTGGCGATCACGCCGCTGGCGGAAGTGACCGCCCTGGGCTATGCCGCACCGCTGTTTGCCACCATTGGCGCCGCCATCGTGCTGCGCGAGAAGATCCGCGCCCGCCGCATCGCCGCCCTGGTGGTCGGCTTCATCGGCATGGTCGTGGTGCTGCGTCCCGGCTTCGGCACCATCGGCACCGGCCAGTTGCTGGTGCTCGGCGCCACCGTGCTATGGGCGGTCTCGGTGGTGGACATCAAGATCCTGTCGCGCACGGATTCGAGCCTGACCATCGCCACCTATATGGTGGTGTTCATCCTGCCGATCAGTCTGGTCGCCGCCCTGCCGCACTGGCAGACCCCGACCCTGAACCAGCTTATCTGGCTGTTCTTCATCGGCGCGCTCGGCTCCGGCGGCCAGTTGCTCTACACCGAGGCGATGCGGCTCGGCGAAACCTCGGTACTGATGCCGCTGGACTTCACCAAGCTGATTTTTGCCAGTCTGCTGGGCTTCTTCGCCTTCGCCCAGGTGCCCGATATGTGGACCTGGATCGGCGGCACGATCATTTTCGCCAGCACGGTCTACATTTCCTATCGCGAACACCAGATCGCCAAGGCTGCGGCGCGCCATTAATCGCCCGCTAAATAGGCAGATTCGTCGGATAAATTCCGTAAATTGTGCACCCGCGAAAGCGGCAATTCTTTTTTTGCGCGCAGCTATTTACTTCCACTCGCCGATACTCTTACATGACACCGCCGTCACGTTTGAACCAATCGAATGGGCGGCCAGGGAGTAAACAAGAAGGGCTGAGCCAGACCATGGCCGAAGACCATATTCTTACGACCGAAGGGCTGACCAAGGAATTCGCCGGCTTTGTGGCGGTGAAGGACGTCAATCTCCGGGTCAAGCGCCATACGATTCATGCGCTGATCGGCCCGAACGGCGCCGGCAAGACCACCTGTTTCAACCTGCTGACCAAATTCCTGCCGCTGACGCGCGGCAAGATCAGCTACAACGGCCGCGACATCTCGGCCCAGAAGCCGGCTGATATCGCCCGCTCCGGCATGGTGCGCTCCTTCCAGATTTCCGCCGTTTTCCCGCATCTGTCGCTGATCGAGAATGTGCGCGTGGCGCTGCAGCGGCCGCTTGGCACCTCGTTCCATTTCTGGCGCTCTCAGGACAGCCTGAATGCGCTGAACGCCCGCGCCGAGGAATTGCTGGAAGCGGTCGGCCTGGCGGAATACCGCCACCTCACCGCCGTCGAACTGCCCTATGGCCGCAAGCGCGCGCTCGAAATCGCCACCACCCTGGCGCTCGAGCCGGAGATGATGCTGCTGGACGAGCCTATGGCCGGCATGGGCCATGAAGATATCGAGAAGATCTCCGACCTGATCAAGCGCGTGGCGAAGAACCGCACCGTGCTGATGGTGGAGCATAACCTGAGCGTGGTGGCCAAGCTGTCGGACACCATCACGGTGTTGCGGCGCGGCGAGATTCTGGCCGAAGGCAACTACGACACCGTCTCGCGCAACCCCGAAGTGATCGAAGCCTATATGGGGACCGGCCATGGCTGAGCCGCAGCTTAACGTCAAAGGCCTGCAGGGCTTCTACGGCGAAAGCCACATCCTGCACGGCATGGAATTCAACGTCTCCAAGGGCGAGGTGGTGACGCTGCTGGGCCGCAACGGCGCCGGCAAGACCACGACCATGAAGGCCGTGATGGGCATGCTGGCGCAGCGCTCCGGCTCGGTGAGCTTCGAGGGCAAGGAGCTGATCAACCTGCCCTCCAACGAGATCGCGCGTCAGGGCCTCGCCTTCTGCCCCGAGGAGCGCGGCATCTTCTCCAGCCTGAATGTCTACGAGAACCTCACGCTGCCGCCGGTGGTGAAGCCGGGCGGCATGAGCCTCGAGGACATCTATCAGATCTTTCCGAACCTGAAGGAACGCCTGAAAAGCCAGGGCACCAAGCTGTCGGGCGGTGAGCAGCAGATGCTCGCCATTGGCCGCATCCTGCGCACCGGCGCCACCTTCCTGTTGCTGGACGAACCGACCGAGGGCCTCGCCCCGGTCATCGTGCAGCAGATCGGCGCCATGATCCGTCTGCTCAAGCAGAAGGGCTTCACGGTGCTGCTGGTGGAGCAGAATTTCCGCTTCGCCAGTACCGTCGCCGACCGTCATTACGTGGTCGAGCACGGCAAGGTGATCGACATGATCCCCAATGATCAGATCGCCGCAAACACGCAGAAACTCGAACAGTATCTCGGGGTTTAACGGTTCAACCAACGGAGGAAATCATGCGTTTGAAGCATTTGTTCGCCACGGCCGCTGCCGTGCTTACTGCCGGTGCCGCCAATGCCCAGATCACCGACAACGTGATCAAGCTCGGCGTGCTGAATGACCAGTCCGGCCTCTATGCCGACGTGTCCGGTCCGGGCGGCACCTGGTCGGCCCGCAAGGCGGTTGCCGATTCCGGCATCGAAGCCCGCGGCTTCAAGGTCGAAGTCGTGTTCGCCGACCACCAGAACAAGCCGGACGTCGGCTCCAACATCGCCCGCCAGTGGCTGGACGTTGACAAGGTGGATGCCATCGTCGACGTGCCGACCTCCTCGGTGGCGCTGGCGATCAACCAGATCACCAAGGAAAAGAACAAGGTGTTCCTGAATTCCGGCGCCGCGTCGTCGGACCTCACCGGCGCGCAGTGCTCGCCGAACACCGCGCACTGGACCTACGACACCTGGGCGCTGGCCAACGGCACCGGCAAGGCCATCGTGCAGAATGGTGGCAAGACCTGGTACTTCGTGACCGCTGACTACGCCTTCGGCCATGCCCTGGAGCGTGATACCGGCAACGTCGTGAAGGCAAATGGCGGCACCGTGGTTGGCGCCGTGCGCCATCCCTTCCCGGGCACCGACTTCTCGTCCTTCCTGCTGCAGGCGCAGGCCTCGAAGGCGCAGATCGTTGCTTTCGCCAATGCCGGCGGCGACACCATCAACTCGATCAAGCAGGCGGCTGAATTCGGCATCGTCGAAGGCGGCCAGAAGCTGGCCGGCATGCTTATGTTCGACACCGACATTCATTCGCTGGGCCTCAAGACCGCCCAGGGTTTGAACTTCACCACCGCCTGGTACTGGGATGCCAACGACAACAACCGCGCCTTCGCCAAGGAATTCGCGGCGGCCAATGGCGGCAAGTACCCGACCATGGTGCATGCTGGCATCTACTCGGCGGTGATCCACTACCTGAAGGCCGTGGAAGCGCTGAAGAGCGATGCCGACGGCGCCAAGGTGGTGAGCAAGATGAAGGAAATGCCGAGCGACGATAAGCTGTTCGGCAAGGGTACGCTGCGCGAGGACGGCCGCCACATCCATCCGATGTATCTGGTGGAAGTGAAGAAGCCCTCCGAGTCCAAGTATGCGTGGGACTATCTGAAGGTGGTCGGCACC
Proteins encoded in this window:
- the hrpB gene encoding ATP-dependent helicase HrpB translates to MQLSHALPIQAIVPQIEAALAAGDSLVVQAPPGSGKTTLLPLALLDQPWLGQGKIIILEPRRLAARMAARRMASLLGEKVGETVGYRVRLDSQVGPKTRIEVHTDGVFLRRLQQDPELGGIAAVLFDEVHERGLETDLALALCLEARAALRPDLKLVAMSATLDAAPFARLLGQGDTPAPVVSGEGRSFPVETRWRPMAPMARLDQAVADCVREALHDEPGDLLVFLPGVAEIRRVQSNLEEKGLPAGTSVMPLYGDLGSAQQDAAIQPSAAGQRKIVLATSIAESSLTIEGVRVVVDGGFMRQPRFSPRSGMSGLETVRVSQASAEQRQGRAGRVAPGVCYRLWAEAAHGGLAKFTAPEIAVADLAPLALDLAAWGARDAAALPWLDPPPPATLTQARRLLHDLGALDQDDAITPHGRAMAELPLHPRLAHMVIRGQAKGLGNEACALAALLSERDIARAERAGPRDADLRWRVEMVLGLERRAAPHGLRVEQGALRQVKQLADDWRRRLKLPKANNADAESTGLLAAFAYPDRVAKQRNQSGSYVMSGGRGAKLDELDPLCREPLLAIAELDSAQADARVFLAAPVREADIEAELGDAIETRESVAWDDRAQAVIAVRQRRLGALVLKERALDKPDQEAVRAALLQGIAKAGLGVLPWSDGLRQWQARVLLLRRLLPEAADWPDVSDAGLAATLPEWLGPHLDGFTKLSQLQGLDLHAILKSLLDFRQSRLLDAEAPTHWRVPTGNNLPINYSDGDTPVLAVRLQEMFGERNTPSIAGGRMKLLLHLLSPARRPLQVTSDLAGFWQSSYKAVRAEMRGQYPKHPWPEDPANAVPTSRAKPRQ
- a CDS encoding DMT family transporter → MSDLPASTTAPGANTLPRAMALMLISCMCFTAMHGAIGRVTQEVHPFEAAFFRNLFGLLVLMPAIIKANFAPFRTTKLHLHAIRGLANGTSMLMFFSSLAITPLAEVTALGYAAPLFATIGAAIVLREKIRARRIAALVVGFIGMVVVLRPGFGTIGTGQLLVLGATVLWAVSVVDIKILSRTDSSLTIATYMVVFILPISLVAALPHWQTPTLNQLIWLFFIGALGSGGQLLYTEAMRLGETSVLMPLDFTKLIFASLLGFFAFAQVPDMWTWIGGTIIFASTVYISYREHQIAKAAARH
- a CDS encoding ABC transporter ATP-binding protein, with protein sequence MAEDHILTTEGLTKEFAGFVAVKDVNLRVKRHTIHALIGPNGAGKTTCFNLLTKFLPLTRGKISYNGRDISAQKPADIARSGMVRSFQISAVFPHLSLIENVRVALQRPLGTSFHFWRSQDSLNALNARAEELLEAVGLAEYRHLTAVELPYGRKRALEIATTLALEPEMMLLDEPMAGMGHEDIEKISDLIKRVAKNRTVLMVEHNLSVVAKLSDTITVLRRGEILAEGNYDTVSRNPEVIEAYMGTGHG
- a CDS encoding ABC transporter ATP-binding protein, which gives rise to MAEPQLNVKGLQGFYGESHILHGMEFNVSKGEVVTLLGRNGAGKTTTMKAVMGMLAQRSGSVSFEGKELINLPSNEIARQGLAFCPEERGIFSSLNVYENLTLPPVVKPGGMSLEDIYQIFPNLKERLKSQGTKLSGGEQQMLAIGRILRTGATFLLLDEPTEGLAPVIVQQIGAMIRLLKQKGFTVLLVEQNFRFASTVADRHYVVEHGKVIDMIPNDQIAANTQKLEQYLGV
- a CDS encoding ABC transporter substrate-binding protein, whose translation is MRLKHLFATAAAVLTAGAANAQITDNVIKLGVLNDQSGLYADVSGPGGTWSARKAVADSGIEARGFKVEVVFADHQNKPDVGSNIARQWLDVDKVDAIVDVPTSSVALAINQITKEKNKVFLNSGAASSDLTGAQCSPNTAHWTYDTWALANGTGKAIVQNGGKTWYFVTADYAFGHALERDTGNVVKANGGTVVGAVRHPFPGTDFSSFLLQAQASKAQIVAFANAGGDTINSIKQAAEFGIVEGGQKLAGMLMFDTDIHSLGLKTAQGLNFTTAWYWDANDNNRAFAKEFAAANGGKYPTMVHAGIYSAVIHYLKAVEALKSDADGAKVVSKMKEMPSDDKLFGKGTLREDGRHIHPMYLVEVKKPSESKYAWDYLKVVGTIPADQAFRPLADGGCPMVKKS